A genomic window from Streptomyces mirabilis includes:
- a CDS encoding acyl carrier protein, with the protein MAATQEEIVEGLAEIVNEIAGIPTEDVQLDKSFTDDLDVDSLSMVEVVVAAEERFDVKIPDDDVKNLKTVGDATDYILKHQA; encoded by the coding sequence TCGTCGAAGGTCTCGCCGAGATCGTGAACGAGATCGCCGGGATCCCCACCGAGGACGTCCAGCTGGACAAGTCCTTCACCGACGACCTGGACGTCGACTCGCTGTCCATGGTCGAGGTCGTCGTCGCCGCCGAAGAGCGCTTCGACGTCAAGATCCCGGACGACGACGTCAAGAACCTCAAGACCGTCGGCGACGCGACCGACTACATCCTCAAGCACCAGGCCTGA